AATTTCGGAATCAGCTCATTTCTAGCTAATTTATACACTGTATTTCTACTCCTGATAGCAACTCTTGGAAGCGGTAATGAGAGAAGATTTGCCTCAGTGTATTCTCCTTCTGCCTCGCTGTTCCCCTGAAGACCTCAACGCGATCAATGAAGACCGAGGGAGCCTCACTCCGCTACAAATAAGCTGCTCCCTTGGAAATATTGTAATCACGCAACTTCTCATTTGGGTATGGAGCTTTGAAGTTTTTCTTCGACCCCATTTAAGAGTCGCTAACATCAGCTTCCTGTACGGTTACCATTTCGTGATTTTTCTCTTGCAGTATTTTGCCGATGTACGGATTCTTGACGGGAAAGGTCGCTCAGCTCTTTGGCACGCGAAGAGTGCAGGGAGTAAAGAGTGTGCAGATATACTTCGTCATAATGGCTGCAACGACCTGGGGACCTTGATTCCACAGGTCTACGACGTGTTTATGTAACGTGTCAGGAGGTCAAATTGCGAAAGGTGGAGGGCTGTTTGTCCACTCTCGTGTCCACAAAGGTCATGGCTGGTGAAGTGTCGCCTTTGGTTTTTTACCATCGCTCATTTTTTTGGTGACATCGTGTAACTATGGCGTCGAAGTGGAAGAAAAGAGATCACGATGTTATGCGTGACAACTATGCAATCACACTCATTGTCACGCGCAACGACTCGCCATCGAATAATTTATCTTACAATTTTCCATTGCGAACCCCAATTTGGCCGCAAAAAATTGAACACAGCCAGAAGTAAAGGGGGAAAATAATTCAGACAAATGTTGCATTGAGGAAGAAGAACAGAAAATTATAAGCCGTTGTATTTATTGGTCTTAGAAGTTATGTTATGAATATGAACTTGTAAATAAGTGAAATATTTCCTCAATACGAGAGGCGCAAATCTATTATCTAGCGAGGTCATCCTTTCAGGTGTTTATCGCATATATAACGAGTGGTGAGAAATTCGTTTGGGATTTGTTACGGGACGGAAATAAAAAGCCAACATTTTAGATGGAATGCTAATTTTATCATACGTTGTATTTCTGGCCTTTGTTAAAGAATTCTTCGACGTTCGTTATTCTGTCaagcaaatatattttgttGAACTGAAGAAGTTTTGCTGCATTGTTGGACCAAGGAAAGTTCTTTCGGAGCGTATTTTAACTGTTTCTCTCGCAGAAATATTTCTAGTCAATCTCAGGGGAAAACCCATTCGGGTCTGCTGTATAATGTCGATGTCCTGGGAAATCGTCTGTTTCTCTTCGATTCACAAGCACGCCTGGACGTTGCTACAAACAAAGTCAGCaatttgaactgcggacattTCGTGCAAAATCAATGCTTTCTGCCTCTGAACAATTTTGGCGAACCTCCTCGAGAATAGGCTTGTTTACAAGTCAACGTAGAATCCATCATCTGAAAAGCTCTTGGGCAGTAACTTGGCAAGCTTGTTGCGTTTTCCTAGCTGTTCATTAAGAGAAAGAGTGACGGAAGAGAAAAATtaccacaaaataaaattacaaatGCTTGACACACGAGTGAACTTCAAGCCCCCTAGGTGCACGTTTAAACACGCTGGATTGTGGACAATGCAGGACCAAAGTTGTTTGATTCTTGGTCATGATGCAAATTTTGCCCAGTATGTTCGAACTCCTATCAAGGGGAGGAATGAACATGTTATATCTCTGTTCATGGCTCGAAGACATTAACTTCAGTGAGTAGCGTTCGAGAAGAGAAGGTTCGTTAGCTCTGTATTATGAAAAATCGTCAGGGAGCAGAGAGTCAATAAATTCTTTAAGAAGCTGAagaaacccccccccccccctaaaacaaagtaaaaaaaccCCTGCTTTTTATTGCTAGTGCAGAGTAAGAATTTCCTACCGTCATCTTGAACGTTGTGGTGTCGCTTAGAGTTgcataaatttggtttgttggCCAGTCCGCGTGTCCTTCAGCTTCGTCGTTCACCTGACCCTGtgaaattttaagaaatgataacaatagggagtttaaaggAGTTTTAGCAATAACGGAGCCGGCTAGAAAAACCtcccttgaaaataaacacttgcgcaaatgtgactattttgcgattatcacATTTTGTTCGCATTATCAATGTTAAGggagaaccctgcaactggattagtcttaGCGCTGtgaaagtaaatacacagaactaaaggtTAACGGTCTTATGCTCAAGTGTTCAttaaaacggtaaatgtggtaatttcgcgttgttagggagctttagcatcaatgaacggcaacgacaacgccacaaattaagaattagattggtcgagcgagtgaaaataagcgtgctgcacgtgcggcacgcacttatgaacaagtccgtgccatcctctgcaaaacaataacgtgaaattacctcatttacagttttgatgacaacttcagcataaaaccacaaatctctaattctctgtatttaatttaacgttgCACCCATTAATCCAGTTGAAGCGTACTTTGcgaacaatatagaatgcgaacaagatagaacaatcgaaaatagtcacgattgggccgcggtttttcttttaagtgacgttttccttgccgttgccgtcatcattgctaaagctccctgttgttttgcagaggacggcacggacttgttcagaagagcgtgccacacgtgcagcacgattatttttccacaatcgaccaatcaaaatcttAACTtatggcgttgttgttgccgttcctgtcgttgatgctaaaactcccttaagatttgacgacagcaacgtcaacgacaacgccacaaatcagtgatttcatcggtcgaatggagaaaaataattgtgctgcacgtgcggcacactttttagtgcaatgttttgacgtagtctgccaaacgacgacatcaaattttcatatttgagattctgacgacaacgcgagctcgtaGCAGTGaatcttttattctttgcttttacatgaaaaccattcgtgccaagaaagcgaaagtgcactccgcctattttgtacaacatgaCAAGCATCGAATAaccgcaaaagacttaactgaacgcaattttaaattttaaggtGACGCTTTCGTTGCAGTTggcgtcgtagcttcttaaaggctggtttccatatgatcgcagataGTTCTGcaatcgtttgcgatcatatggaaacagctCTCTGTGATCGCCTGTGATCTGCGATCCCCGCTCGTCTATCTGcgattatataataacccaagtaattctcgcattctaattggttctcgcctatgatctattagaggacagacgcacagatgacgacagcgctcgattcaagttttttaaattttttgaattttgaatttgaaccaatgacaattctttgctaagcatagcaaccaatcagttcgcttcatttttttatagacataagatcacgtcagtgctgttttcgtatctgtcaaagtggcgaaatttgaaataaaagggcattttttccgtgtattttaatttttttattatataaaacaaatagattccatgttgccgtgcatctgttcagtaatagatcacagaggacgtcaaaatgtggtaagaacatcagtgacacactcggctgcgcctcgtgtgccacttttttgttcttaccacattttgacgtcatctgtgatctattactgaacagacgcacggcaacatggaatctatttgttaatcatATCATGcggaaaccagcctttaattaaactccctaatgacatGAATGACAATGGTTATGATGATACGAATGTGTCAACGATATGGCGCGTGCAACTTGGAAAGCATTCCAGGCAAGAGAATAAAGAAATGTTAATTGTAACATGGTTGTATTCTCTCTGTAAGTGATCTGTTGAAACTCGGTTGCAGTATTCCAACGTTagtagacctttttagcttgtacattttgttttcccaatacaaatcatgtgataatactcaggaggattggttcttgTTTAGCTaattaaaaagagcgcatgcaagcatgagtAAGTCTGCATGCTCTCTTTTTAATCAtgatgagcaaaacaaagaaccaatccttctgagtattatcacatgatttgtatggGGAAAACAAactgtacaagcgaaaaaggtttATTTGCCTGGTGTTGTTACTGAAATCGTCATTTCTTGACATATTAgcgagttttagcaatgatgacagagccggcaagaaaaacgtcacttaaaaataaacacttgcgcaattgtgactattttgcgattatccatcttgttcgcattttacaatgttaacgaagaatcctgcaactggattagtctgagcgctgtcaaagtaaatacacagaactaaagattaacggttgtatgcacaagtattcatcaaaacgataaatgtggtaatttcacgttgttgttgttttgcagaggacgacacggacttgttcataagagcgtgccgcacgtgcagcacgattatctttccacactcgaccaatcaaattcttagtttatggcgttgtcgttgccgttcctgttcttgatgctaaaactccctaattagCGCCTCTTCCGCAGTCGTCGGCTCTCTTGGTCGCCGGAGACTGAGTACGAGAACTTGTCCTCCGGGAGGCTCTGGAACTGAGAATGGAACTAATGGAGattttaagacggattccgttcaaagttcgagcaattacttgcaaaaattatttaataaaaatctactcacagcacgctaacttcttgaatgctatttaaaacatctcattgtaattcagttctctaagtgaccccgccatgaaatccccaagcattctcgagaaatttaatgtcaaacttcgtaagaatgcaaAAAgagagtgttattgtgtttacaactaacgcgaaatgtcctttttaactgaaatatggataacttcaagttcaatttctctcgcggggtcagcttgagagcttaaatctcgataggatcttcttacctttattcaaaatattaccatgctaagaggattttttggtaacttaatttttgccattactgctcgaatgttgtgcggaaatcatcttaaacttTTTAATATGGTAGCACTGATATAAAGGTAATACTTGTATCAAACCTGTTTCGAACAAGAAGCCATGGCACCGGTATCGGTATCGTGATTGCTTTCTCTTGTGATTTGTGTTAAATCGTTACTAACTTCACTATCATGACCTATTCCTTTACAAACTTGCTCAGCTTTCTTTACGTCTCCAAGTGCGCCAGCTGGCGATTGCACAGCAGTCTCTGTCGTACTCCGGCAGACGGGGTCGAGTTCTGTTCCATCTTCCGACACGAGCTTTTCAAATTCGTCGTTTTCGGCCGTCGGTTCTTCGCAAGACTTCGTAATATTTCTCACCCACTCGCGAAGTTCCctttctttcattctctgcaACTCTTGTAATTCTGAAAATACCCGCCTTGACTCGTCACTGCTTTCGGCGAATTCCAGTGCTTCTCTCCTTCTTATCTTGTGCAACACTCTTGCGGTCTCAAGGGCTCGTTCCCGGCCTCTTCGCAGTCTTCGAAGACCACGTTCCTGGGCGGCAATCATGGACTGTATTCGATCGAAGCCCGCTTTTTCCAAAGTATTAAGCAGTTTTCGTTTTGGCCTTCTCATAAACGCCGCTTTACGGTCTGTCACCTTTTTAACATCCGTTTGTACCACAGCTGGAAGTATTGCTGACGGTGATCTCATGGATACTCTGTGTAGTCTTGGCTGTGGAAAGAAACACTGATTCAAGGCCACGAAAACAGCTCTGGCGGGTTTTGGGTGATCGTAAAGATACGACGAAAAGGATGACAATAATTTCACCGTAGGGAAAGGAAAGAAAGCTAACATCGGAATATGGAATATATATCATGGTAGACAACGCTACGAAGTAACATAAAGTGAATAATTGAAACAGTTTTGATGTACTCATCCAATAGTAAATTCAAAAGGAGAACTACTGAAGACAAAGTTTTCGACATCAGCCTATTGCAACTCTGGACAACACAAAGTGCGGGAAATTCTTTGCTTCAGATTCGAGTTGATTTCTGATTGGTATGAGAAGCGTAGCGTGATTttttccgaccaatcacgaaaACCAATAATGTAAAAGCGATATCGTTATATTTATCTAAAAGACGCTCCAAGCTGAAGCTTACTCACCTTAAAACAACTCACGATGCACTCCACAAGCATCCAAATGACTATCGTGGTTATCATAAGAAGACAAATAAAGGTAACTAACAACGTATGAGGATACTCAAGAATGGCTAAAATCATTTCAACAGATTCCATCATTTCACTTGATGAGCAAATAGCATTCAAGAGTCCGCGgaaatttgtttggttaaaacTTAAGAGATGCTTCTGTGTCGTCACAATGGTCAAGTGACGTCATTTTTGGAATTCAGTCGCCCAAACATTTacataggcgaatctttgctgacgtcattgtttacatttttgctcattagcatacgacttacctaatacaagcagtggccgtatatatgataAAGATACAAACTGAACCAAGGTAATTGGCCGATTTTTAAGGTAAGTAAAACCTAAGAAGAAACCTAAGAAATATTAGTTAAACGAACTTCTCACCTTATAAAAATGACGTATGTCCTTTCCTCGCGCGCTCCTTCGAGGTATCACGCGCGCGAAATCGCGTTTCCTGAAGTTCATTGGAGATGAGGCCGCCAGTTAAGTAAGTAAACTAAGAATCGTTATCTTGATGTTTGTCTTAGTTCTCCTTTTTTTGTACATATTTTTCAAAAACGCAGAATGTAAGGAGATTTGCATAATATACTTTTAAATGTGTTTGTTAATTTGCTTCGAAGATGAGGtgttcaaaaatgaaatgaagactCCCCCGGTTCAAGATCATATCGCGAGAATCGTGGACACGATAGCAACCTACCAGGAAGATGAGCAAGTGGCACATGGTCCACGACGGCAcacccgccattttgaattcctCCATGTCCCTTCCCTCCTAAATGACTTTCACAGTGAAGCCACGATAAAACAAGGATTGTTCGTCAAGAATTAGGGTTGCTATGACACCTTGACGATtagaaaataatgaaattttTGACTCAGCTAAACTTACAAAATATTTCTTCGGAATACTGATCGATAAAAAGCTGTGCAGTTTACTATAGCTCTGGTCAAACGTAAGATATTTGTTGACCAAAAACGATCAAACACATTTATTGAGCAAACGTGCCCCGTGTTTGATGATGTGGCCAAGACTGTATCAAACAAACCATCAAACACACTCCCGACAGCCATCTTTGTTGCGCATGACCAAAATCTGCATTGTAATACACATGCGCGCGCCAACGATGTTTGTTTAAGTCGGCCAAACGAACCAAACACGAGAATAATAGCAAGGTTTGATCCTCTTTGATCGGATGTTTGAAGGACTTCAAATTTTACCAAACCCTATTCAACAACATCAAGCAAGGTGGCCAAACGACAAAataaaagtttggttttatcaaacgagttgataaatgttgaattgccaccgtgaaagatttagaaagctgacgtttcgagcgttagcccttcgtcacagctaataaaggaattgtgggttgttgtggtttatgtgagagtgtagaagagcgttgccattggtggaaatatggttacatgaatttgtgaataaattagtggaatgagaggcgttcattaattccgtgtggagagagtgtacccagttgaaaaatgtagTTTTGTTCGAGAACAAAAATACATTTCgaacaaaaatacatttttcaactgggaacactctctccacacggaattaatgaacgcctctcattccactaatttattcacaaattcatgtaaccatatttccaccaatggcaaacctcttctacactctcatataaaccacaacaacccacaattcctttattcgctctgacgaagggctaacgctcgaaacgtcagctttctaaatctttcacggtggcaactcaacatttatcaactcgtttgataaaaccaaacttttgttttgatctcccccaccgacgacaccccacagtttctttagaaactagaaatccaaacGACAAAATGTTTGGTCACCAAATATTCTTCGTTTGAATGGGGCTTAATAACAACCAGCGCATTTCGCCATATGACATACTTAACAACAAAGATAAATTTCTGATTTAATTGACCTGAACATTTCtacaacttttcttttcattggcaATTTTTAAGTGTGGCGATAGCTGCTTTTACAATTACCAGCGGTTTTGACAGACAAACGACGCTTATGAGTCATTTTACATTGTCGCTTATTGACGCTTtcgcctcgtctgcatgcagctgtaaacaaaagaagctttgcctgcgggctcaattcttgggttgcactcacgtgatgaggcgGACATGTTGAagtacaaaacaatagcaaaatgttgcgcaagttttgcataataacagagtcaaattcccaaaagacttttgtcgctattgttctgtactccaacatggccgccgtgacgtcaggtGCAAGCCAAGAATAACAGCTATTCATTGAACTTTTCCAAACCGTCTCTTACATAAATATTTTCGAAGCATTCTCTTATACACATAGTTTCTTCGTCGCTCAACTTGAAACTGAACGAGCTCAGGAGCCCATAACATGGAGCCTCGATccccattaatttcttgagtcaagagtcccgagtagatttacaaacagaaccattttcttttgtaacgcGCTtcaatcgcatgaatgcgcttgctgaCTGCTGTTTGACGAAAGACAATACTactgttatttctttatttttcttggctctttcctctatcagcgcgcgaaactTCCTAAGGTAaacgttctatttataaatctactcgggagagggttgactccaagggctagTATGGGAGATGAAGCCTGCATCTGATGGGCTCACGACGAGCTCCAAAGATTTAAGTTTGTCGTTATGCAATTTCGAATACTGTTGTTTGCTTGACGAATATATCATCATGTTCTCTGCTCAACGAAACCAGAAAAGCTTAAGCGGAAACCATTGAAACCGGAAACTGATAAATAGGTAAATGCCAAAGACCGGATACCAATGAACCGGAACAGGCTGATGGGCTCCTGATCGGAAATAACAAAGACCGCAAGTACCAGTACCCCAGCAACAAACAATCCCCAGTCTCCACTCCACAAGGCCTACAAACCGCTGAGGCCTTTGGTGCTTTACAGAGTGTTCATGTGCCGTTTCCATCTTTTGCACATGTGATCAAAACTGTGAGTTAGCCATTGTTCTTGTAGTCTGTCGAATCGTTCTTGGCTTAAGAACAAGGGCTTGCCTCGCCTGCAAACAGAAGAGAATACAAATAATCACTACAATATGACCCCAATTGTCGAAAAATAAGCATGAAGAAGTATTATATAAAGTGACTCttcctgaaacaaaaacaagtgtTATGTTCACGTGACAAAAgtgagaaaagtgctgcctttgtaatttcatctgcaaatggttagactttctagtcttctcggataaggacgataagccggaggtcccgtttcacaattccttgaatgttgataattctgtgggacgttaaagaacccacgcaatattcgtataagagtagggtgatcccggtgctgtggctgtctttggggggtgggtgaggtggggcaccttgtcaGGGACCTCGaggtcctgttgtgccctttccctctgggcaacaaaccCTGCCCAGCAGAATGGACTAAAAAACAATAGTTAAACATGAACTTTAATAGACCAATTTTGATGTGCCAAAATTCCCAGATGTATAAAACGACTCCGATGGAAAAATGGAGAAAACTTTATACAAATCCTTATTTTATTCTCCGACGCCAGGAAATCATATTTTCCACTCAGACCAGAATTTCAAAATACCGAAATTGCTCTACTGCAAGTCACTGCAATTGAATGAACTTACTTTAGATCCCTGTCCTCCTCGCCAAAACTATCGAGGTAGACTGAGCCCCAGATACAGACACGCTCAGCGCGGATGATGATTATGACTGAAGACAGTACTATCAGGAAAATTCCAGTCCCTCTCCCACAGTCAAGCGCGTGCTGTCAAACATATAACACCTATCAGTACACTGGGTGGCATGGAAGCCGCCAACATTCCGTGAATGCCCGGGACCAGGCCATTTGCGAGTTCAATTCAGCCTCTTCTTCAAGGCGAGTCCACGTGCGAAGTGTTTGTTTCATTCAAATCGAATTAGAACCAATTActgtaacaaaaatttcgcactcaGGCTGGCTTTGAAAGATAGACGGATAGGAACTCGAAAATGGTTTATAATTTCACCAAACGAGATGTGCGACAAAACGTTAAGTAGGTACACGCCCAATAACAGCCCTTGAGGTGTAACATTCGCCGTTTGCATGCGCAGAACTATACGACGCATGCTACTACGCTTGAAAAATCAAATTACCACTTCAAATTGCGTCAACAGTTTTGTTCTATGTTTGgagccatttttggacatttatCAGCTGTGTATCAAAATCAATTTGAAGGTGAAGATGAGAAGGCAAAAGTGGCACTTTATAACCCTTCTGGacacaaatgttcaatttatGAGAATATGTCTTCGGAGCCTCCTCAGAAACCCAAGCTTTGATCTGTATGCGCTCATCACTTCCTCAGATCATTATTAAAGAATCACATACCTAGACCACAGTGATCATTTGTCGTACCTGAATACATTCATAGTTCGGTGTGCCACCTAAAGCATCACTGCAGCACTTTCCCTGGAGGCAAGTGAATTTCCCGCACACCAAACACACTGCAGGGTCTTCCGGTGCTGAGCCACATTTAGTGCATTTCCGCTTCCGGTAATGCTGAATTATACTGTACAAAGAACGCAAAAGAAACACAGTAAGCGCTCAGTCTCAAAGTAATTCTAAAGGTCTTCGCCTATTTCATACATTTGGTTACTGTCATTCTGTTCTAACTTCAACAATAACAAGCAAACGCCATCTTGCGAACTGGTTCATAGCTAACATGTTTTCATCGAGTGATGGATGTTAGAGTACGAGAAGTCCCTTATTTCGGCGCGAGACGAAGGAGCGAGAAAACACACATGCGCGAGACAAACGAGCGAGCAAAACACGCACGCGCGAGAGAGTGTCGGGTGACACACGACGTGAGGTGAGCGCCGGCATTCGTTTGTCTGTCGCCGAAACTAAGAACTACTCGCAGTCTAATAGATGCAAGTGGATTCGAAGTCTAGAGAGCCGCACGGCAGGAGGCTGAAGATAACTGAAGTTTTGcagcagaaaaaaaagtgatgCGCGATCAAACTTCAGGTTCATGAAAAATGACGCGACGTTTACAAATAAGTCTTTCAATCCATTTACCGGTTGATATTTCTTCACGTTCTTAACAGGGGATTTCAAGTAACTCAACATTACGCTGGACAGCCTTAATTCGAATCCACACGTATTAAAACACAAAAAGGAAAGCAAGATCTCGCTAACCTATCGTATCGCTCTGGTAGTTGAAGAAGTTTCGGTGATGGCCACTGGCGCAAATTTGGAAGAAGTTCCTAAATATGAGAAGGACACAAAAGTTAGAACTTAATTTAATTAAGGCCCAACACACCACATCTTGAAGTCGGGTTAAAATATTGGTGTGTTTAAGAAGGCACGACGGCTACTGGAACCAAAACGTCACCTCAAGCTAAACCCGTCACTTTGCGGTAGGTTAAGAGTTTTGTGATTATTTCATGCTGGCTACACGTTGTGCGAAACGGAcgaagtgtcctttcacttcgTTTGGCAAACTGCGTCAAAGAAATGTACCTAAATgaacgattatttttcctcgtttaatcaatcatatcattgatttgaaGCGTTGGCATTGTGTTTAACCTTTCTGTCACCTACCCTCGTTAAGGTGATCTTCTTTTGCATAGCAGATAACAGCAAGGCTTCGCACCAATGTTTAATGCTTGCTAAGGGCTTGGACCGAGGCCACTTTAGACAGCTGACACACGAAAAAGACTCGGTACTAGAAGAGGAAGCATCATGAGGCGTACAAAGCCCCAGAGTCGAGGCCAAGACGCGAAATTCCGCATCAGGctcctgaagaaaaaaaaaacagacaaatttCTCAGAGACCAGCATTGGGCGAGTTCCGAATTGTGCCACAgcaaagaaagataaaaaatttgcatttcccGTTTCTTCAAACCAAATCAAATTGCAAAGTGTTGCCTTTATCTCAACAATGaatgtcttttgtttttgtacaATGCGAAACTAGACTAATTCTTCACGCTTATATTTTATGCTTTCACAGAGAGGGTGACACATAACAAGAGATGACTAAGAAAACTATCGAAAGACTGAACAAACTTTTCAATTAAAGTAAACAACCTAGAAAATCTTCGCGCCTACGCTGCAGAGACACGTCTTCAACTCAGTGCGTGTATCTATTAGTAGAAAGTACTTTTGCACGAAGACGAAAGTTGGCCGCaattatgtttcttttctttttttttccaataaaactTTATTGAACACGTGCGCTAACATTCACAAAAGACAATCTGCAACAAAACGAAAACTACAACTTGACGCTGACAGAAAACAAACCTAACACAAGAGAGACCTAAGTGGTAACTAAAGTTACATGGGAGGGCAATCAGTTAAGTAAACCGAATTTAATACCATATTTAAAAGAGACGAAAAACACAGACCATTTTGTTCTGAACTCTTTTTCGCAACTAGACGTACAAGAAATATACTTTTCTAGATGAATTTTATCACGAGCTGGGGAAACAGATTCATTAAAGATGTACATTTTACTGTTAAGAGCCTTTACGTAGAGAAAATACTTTCCTATAATGACTAAATGATTATGTTTCTTCCAAGCGAAAGGGGTGAGGTTTACGCGAGCTCGATCTAGGAAACAACATGGCTGCCAATGTTCGTCCTTACGTTAATTTGTAAGATGCAGAGCCAATCACAGTGCTATGTAAGATCCTCCAAATTGTCTCCTGAGCTAAAAACACCTTTTCTCCCGCTTACCTCAATTTGCGGCACGCTCACATCGTAGCAAAGAGAAGCCATAACACAAGCCGAACGAAGGAAGGTCAGACAAGAGTCTTGTAAGGAACGCTCTACCGTATGAGGGGACCACACTGACTGGGAAATCTGGAATTAGTACAAGGGCATTAACAGAAAATCATGTATTTCGAACGATGTAGTTCCGGTTGATGAATCGTGCACGCAAAGAAAAACCTTGCTTTTAAGCAGAGGGGAAGGAAAAAGTTGGAAAATGTTAGCTTAGCCAACGTTTTTCAAGATGTTATTCGGTTTTGGTAAGTTCACCTGGAATTGTAGACACAAGAGTACCGTTTCAGTTTACAAGTATGGAGATACTGATAAAAAAAAGGCC
The nucleotide sequence above comes from Acropora muricata isolate sample 2 chromosome 12, ASM3666990v1, whole genome shotgun sequence. Encoded proteins:
- the LOC136893660 gene encoding uncharacterized protein yields the protein MRSPSAILPAVVQTDVKKVTDRKAAFMRRPKRKLLNTLEKAGFDRIQSMIAAQERGLRRLRRGRERALETARVLHKIRRREALEFAESSDESRRVFSELQELQRMKERELREWVRNITKSCEEPTAENDEFEKLVSEDGTELDPVCRSTTETAVQSPAGALGDVKKAEQVCKGIGHDSEVSNDLTQITRESNHDTDTGAMASCSKQGQVNDEAEGHADWPTNQIYATLSDTTTFKMTLGKRNKLAKLLPKSFSDDGFYVDL